The Candidatus Nanosynbacter lyticus genome window below encodes:
- a CDS encoding ABC transporter ATP-binding protein — translation MAFGDKTVIQDLSFEVRCGEVFGFLGSNGSGKTTTLRALLGLYEPAGGELLVDGKPYTVEDSVKLGYLPEERGLYKKEKVIDTMIYFGRLKGLSKEEARTFSMNYLERVGLSDKAKIRLDKLSGGQQQKIQLGVTIMGDPELLILDEPTKGFDPVNRRLLMNIIEERRKAGATVIFVTHQMEEVERLCDRLILLKDGRAAAYGTLAEVKKQFGGASMDDIFVKVYGGEKQEVRHE, via the coding sequence ATGGCGTTTGGCGACAAAACGGTCATCCAGGACCTCAGTTTCGAGGTGCGATGCGGCGAGGTGTTTGGGTTTTTGGGCAGCAACGGCTCGGGAAAAACAACGACACTCAGGGCACTACTGGGACTATATGAACCGGCGGGTGGCGAGCTGCTGGTTGATGGCAAACCGTATACGGTTGAGGATAGCGTCAAGCTAGGCTACCTTCCGGAGGAGCGTGGCCTGTACAAAAAAGAAAAAGTTATCGACACCATGATTTATTTTGGCCGATTGAAAGGACTCAGCAAAGAAGAAGCTCGTACATTTTCCATGAACTATTTGGAGCGAGTTGGTTTGAGCGACAAGGCAAAGATTCGGCTGGACAAATTATCAGGCGGCCAGCAGCAAAAAATTCAGCTGGGCGTGACCATCATGGGCGACCCAGAACTGCTTATTTTGGACGAGCCGACTAAGGGTTTTGACCCAGTCAATCGCCGACTGCTAATGAACATCATTGAAGAGCGGCGCAAGGCTGGCGCAACGGTGATATTTGTCACCCACCAGATGGAAGAGGTCGAACGGCTATGTGATCGGCTGATTCTATTAAAAGACGGTCGAGCGGCGGCGTACGGTACGCTAGCAGAAGTGAAAAAGCAGTTCGGCGGCGCGTCAATGGATGATATTTTTGTGAAGGTTTACGGTGGCGAAAAGCAGGAGGTACGTCATGAGTAA
- a CDS encoding ABC transporter permease, with product MVFKFEVLRTLKKPTFWLIALGFPVMIGLIFGIVLWSNQATKEAADKLQEQKFSITMTDHSKLIKPEVAAVMKVQSVDSEAEGIEKVKRRQTDAYFYIPKNLEKDTIRIYGQDTGVFENNKYEAVVRTLLNQSVDSRVTGSEAAVIKQKINSSLKTYKDGKESGGVNEMIVPGFFLVLFYMLVAFFGNQMLTSTVEEKENRTVEMLLTTVQAKTLIVGKIWALIALSLIQGMVIVVPVLAAYFGFGSQLHLASFDLSQIVFDPTRIAIAVALFGASFTMLTGLLVAMGAMMPTAKEAGSWVGLVMILLFGPLYAASVFVSYPESTFSMVMSYFPLTAPIPLMIRNTVGNLSLIEALIGVAVLVVSAALIMMLAVRVFRYGAMSYDSKLSLSALRMKRKTGKV from the coding sequence ATGGTATTCAAATTTGAAGTGCTGCGTACCTTGAAGAAGCCAACCTTTTGGCTGATAGCGCTGGGTTTTCCGGTTATGATCGGATTGATTTTCGGTATTGTTCTTTGGTCAAATCAGGCGACTAAAGAGGCGGCCGATAAGCTTCAAGAACAAAAATTTAGCATTACTATGACAGATCATTCAAAGCTAATCAAGCCGGAAGTCGCGGCGGTGATGAAAGTCCAATCAGTTGACTCCGAAGCTGAAGGTATCGAAAAAGTCAAACGCCGTCAGACGGATGCTTACTTCTATATACCGAAGAATCTTGAGAAGGACACGATCAGGATATACGGCCAAGATACGGGGGTTTTTGAGAACAATAAGTACGAGGCGGTTGTCCGCACACTACTGAATCAGTCGGTTGATAGTAGGGTCACCGGATCGGAAGCGGCAGTGATCAAGCAGAAAATTAATTCGTCACTCAAGACCTATAAAGACGGTAAAGAAAGCGGCGGTGTGAACGAGATGATCGTGCCAGGGTTCTTCCTAGTGCTGTTTTACATGCTTGTTGCCTTCTTTGGTAATCAGATGCTGACGAGTACCGTCGAGGAGAAAGAAAACCGCACCGTCGAGATGCTGCTAACAACAGTGCAAGCCAAGACACTGATCGTTGGTAAGATCTGGGCGTTGATCGCTCTATCGCTGATTCAGGGGATGGTTATCGTTGTGCCGGTGTTAGCTGCCTACTTCGGATTTGGTTCGCAGCTACATTTGGCTAGCTTTGACCTGTCGCAAATTGTATTTGATCCGACAAGGATTGCTATTGCTGTCGCGTTATTCGGCGCGAGCTTTACCATGCTGACCGGTTTGTTGGTGGCTATGGGGGCAATGATGCCGACTGCCAAGGAGGCAGGTTCGTGGGTTGGTCTGGTGATGATATTGCTGTTTGGGCCGCTGTATGCCGCGTCAGTATTTGTCTCATACCCAGAGTCAACCTTCTCGATGGTCATGTCGTACTTCCCGCTTACGGCGCCGATTCCGCTGATGATTAGGAATACGGTTGGCAATTTGTCGCTCATTGAGGCCTTGATCGGCGTAGCGGTCTTGGTGGTGTCTGCGGCGTTGATTATGATGCTGGCGGTGCGGGTTTTCCGCTACGGCGCGATGTCATATGATAGCAAGTTATCTCTGTCAGCGTTGCGGATGAAGCGAAAAACTGGTAAAGTTTAG
- a CDS encoding AI-2E family transporter: protein MKVRIEIDTKTFVRFWLVVIGFGLAGLMIYSARDALMVLGTALFLALALNAPVRKLASWLPGKSRLGGTALAFMLLIIILTSVIWFVVPPLVQQSAKFAETLPGLVNGVNEQWHGLKGFVEQNGLQPQIDSLMNNIRGQASSWAASFGANILGSIGSLASFLASAFLVLVLTFLMLLEGQEWMERLWRLYRDEQRRDHHKVLVGKIYNVVTGYIVGQLTVSGIGSLCAGAFVFGMSWFIPEIAANLAMPTILLVFLLSLIPMFGATIAGVVVGLMLMLNSVSAGVIYLIYFVIYQQIENNFIAPVIQGKKVELSALAILAAVTVGLYVGGLVGGVVAIPIAGSLKVLMDDYLAHNREPQAPPRRSPLKKALKKAAKEAG from the coding sequence ATGAAAGTACGCATTGAAATAGACACCAAAACATTTGTGCGGTTTTGGCTGGTGGTTATCGGATTTGGGCTGGCGGGGCTGATGATTTATTCGGCGCGGGATGCGCTGATGGTGCTCGGGACGGCGTTGTTTCTGGCACTGGCACTGAACGCGCCGGTGCGTAAGTTGGCATCGTGGCTACCCGGCAAGAGTCGGCTGGGCGGGACGGCGTTGGCGTTTATGCTGCTGATCATCATCTTGACTAGTGTGATTTGGTTCGTGGTGCCGCCATTGGTGCAGCAATCGGCCAAGTTTGCCGAGACGCTGCCGGGGCTGGTCAATGGTGTTAACGAGCAGTGGCACGGGCTGAAGGGTTTCGTTGAGCAGAATGGCTTGCAGCCGCAGATTGATTCCCTGATGAATAATATCCGCGGCCAGGCATCCAGTTGGGCGGCGAGTTTTGGTGCGAATATTCTCGGTAGTATTGGCTCGCTGGCATCATTTTTGGCATCGGCCTTTCTGGTGCTGGTGCTGACGTTCTTGATGCTGCTCGAGGGCCAGGAATGGATGGAGCGGCTGTGGCGACTGTATCGGGATGAGCAGCGGCGCGACCATCACAAGGTGCTGGTTGGCAAGATTTATAACGTGGTGACTGGCTACATCGTCGGGCAGCTGACGGTGTCGGGAATCGGTTCGCTGTGTGCCGGGGCGTTTGTGTTTGGCATGAGCTGGTTCATTCCGGAGATCGCAGCCAACTTGGCGATGCCGACGATTCTGCTGGTGTTCCTACTCAGCCTGATCCCGATGTTTGGGGCGACGATCGCCGGTGTGGTGGTGGGACTGATGCTGATGCTCAATAGTGTGTCGGCGGGCGTCATCTATCTCATCTATTTCGTGATCTACCAGCAGATTGAGAATAATTTTATCGCGCCAGTTATTCAGGGCAAGAAAGTCGAGCTGTCGGCGCTGGCGATCTTGGCGGCGGTGACGGTCGGGCTGTATGTTGGCGGCTTGGTCGGTGGTGTGGTGGCCATTCCGATCGCTGGATCGCTCAAGGTGCTGATGGACGATTATCTGGCGCATAATCGTGAGCCGCAGGCGCCGCCTCGCCGCTCGCCGCTAAAAAAGGCGCTCAAAAAAGCCGCCAAGGAAGCCGGCTGA
- the cysS gene encoding cysteine--tRNA ligase, translating into MKLHNTLTRHKDKLQPLDGRTVRMYTCGLTVYSQPHIGNWVGYIYWDVLVRLLRWQDISVIRTQNITDVGHLTSDDDNGEDKMEKGARREGKTAWDIAEQYIAIAEHEAYEVLKLVRPDHLVRATDYIQQQIDFARGLDEKGLLYKIDGDGMYFDTSRLPDYGKLARLDVAGLEAGARVSVEGKRNITDFAVWKFSPTNTKRDMEWDSPWGVGFPGWHLECSTIARETLGDSIDIHTGGIDHIPVHHTNEIAQSESLTRRQFSQIWLHNNHIKVDGRKMSKSLGNIITLTDITARGFSPMAFKLAILSKHYQTEGNFTWEILEAAQARLDHWRGYAALRHQTHDTLDDDDEKDEQEGTVSLLAARQALVEKLNDNLDTPGALALIDEAFSRLDHAPLEKIHRGGLLQLLEVIDEVLGLGLMDGTPDIDDEVKRLILERQQARRAKNWQTADDIRAQLDEKGIALRDTPSGQVWSYR; encoded by the coding sequence ATGAAGCTCCACAACACCCTCACTCGCCATAAAGACAAACTCCAGCCGCTCGACGGACGGACGGTTCGCATGTATACCTGTGGGCTGACGGTGTATTCGCAGCCGCACATCGGCAATTGGGTTGGCTATATTTATTGGGATGTGTTGGTACGGTTGCTGCGCTGGCAGGACATCTCGGTTATTCGGACGCAGAATATCACCGACGTTGGACACTTGACCAGTGATGATGATAATGGCGAGGATAAGATGGAGAAGGGGGCACGCCGCGAGGGGAAGACTGCCTGGGATATCGCCGAGCAGTACATCGCCATCGCCGAGCACGAGGCCTACGAGGTGTTGAAACTAGTACGACCCGACCATCTGGTGCGGGCAACGGACTATATCCAGCAGCAAATTGACTTTGCTCGCGGGCTAGATGAGAAGGGATTGTTATACAAAATTGATGGCGACGGCATGTATTTTGATACGTCGCGACTGCCAGATTACGGCAAATTAGCGCGACTAGACGTAGCCGGACTGGAGGCTGGCGCGCGGGTCAGCGTCGAGGGCAAGCGCAACATCACCGACTTCGCCGTCTGGAAATTTTCACCGACCAACACCAAGCGTGACATGGAGTGGGACAGCCCGTGGGGCGTCGGTTTTCCGGGTTGGCACCTAGAATGTTCGACCATTGCCCGGGAGACACTGGGCGATTCAATTGACATCCACACTGGCGGCATCGACCATATTCCAGTGCATCACACTAATGAAATTGCCCAGAGCGAGAGCTTGACCAGGCGGCAATTCTCTCAAATATGGCTACACAACAATCACATCAAGGTTGATGGCCGCAAGATGAGCAAATCCTTGGGCAACATCATCACCCTCACTGATATCACCGCCCGCGGTTTCAGCCCGATGGCTTTCAAGCTAGCGATTCTCAGCAAGCATTACCAAACCGAGGGCAATTTCACCTGGGAAATTTTGGAGGCGGCCCAGGCGCGGCTGGACCATTGGCGCGGCTATGCGGCGCTGCGGCACCAGACGCACGACACGCTAGATGATGACGATGAGAAAGATGAGCAGGAAGGCACGGTGTCGCTGCTGGCGGCGCGGCAGGCGCTGGTTGAAAAGCTGAATGATAATTTGGATACACCGGGGGCCCTGGCGCTGATCGACGAGGCATTTTCGCGGCTGGATCATGCGCCGTTAGAGAAAATTCACCGCGGCGGTTTATTGCAACTACTCGAGGTGATCGACGAGGTGCTGGGCCTAGGGCTGATGGACGGCACGCCAGATATTGATGATGAAGTCAAGCGGCTCATCCTCGAGCGTCAGCAAGCTCGCCGCGCCAAAAACTGGCAGACTGCCGACGATATTCGCGCTCAACTCGACGAAAAGGGCATCGCCCTACGCGACACCCCATCTGGTCAAGTTTGGTCGTACCGATAA
- a CDS encoding NUDIX hydrolase translates to MDTTLFQYCQKIVLFSQDGSAVLLARRRGEADYDGVFSFIGGKLESTDGGLVNGLRREKNEEIGSAAKIAVVTSISVNEYFVKTNGQAMVLPHYYARFIGGEITLNDEYSEYRWVNLRELDQFEPKIETVAPMVEAVQKIMRVATEADYREM, encoded by the coding sequence ATGGATACAACCTTGTTTCAGTACTGTCAAAAAATAGTGCTATTCAGTCAAGACGGCTCTGCCGTGCTGCTCGCTAGGCGCCGCGGGGAGGCTGATTATGATGGCGTGTTCTCGTTTATTGGCGGCAAGTTGGAGTCGACGGATGGCGGCCTGGTGAATGGTCTTCGGCGGGAGAAAAATGAGGAAATTGGCTCGGCTGCTAAAATTGCGGTGGTAACGAGTATCAGCGTTAATGAATATTTTGTCAAAACTAATGGACAGGCCATGGTGCTGCCGCATTATTATGCCCGGTTTATCGGCGGTGAAATTACGCTCAATGATGAGTATTCTGAGTATCGGTGGGTAAACCTACGTGAGTTAGATCAGTTTGAACCAAAGATTGAGACGGTCGCCCCTATGGTTGAGGCTGTCCAAAAAATTATGCGAGTTGCCACCGAGGCGGATTATCGAGAGATGTGA
- the der gene encoding ribosome biogenesis GTPase Der: MSHKLPTVAIIGQANVGKSSLFNRLTRARTAIVAREAGTTRDNVVGKVSYKRRASSPDEASQAEFWLIDTAGLKPAEDEFEATIQDQIADASAAADVILVMVDSTVYPSDADRQLAKKALKSGKPVLLIANKADLKGSLHTDEFKRLGIKTIIKTSAEHNIGISELLDNIADLIPPATQTTPDDIIRVALIGRPNVGKSNLFNTLAGKQQAIVANVAGTTRDVNRVQVRYHSQTIELLDTAGIRRQGKQETGIEKFSVLRTMQAINEADICFLLMDVNELNVGLDQRLAGIIDEAGKGLVLVVSKWDSVEGKDAYTRDELAPQISYHFKFTPYAPLIFTSSVTGQNVAKLFDLALDIYKRRRQECKTRVLNDLLQKAVAAHPPAGLKNSHPKLRYIVQTDTAPPWFVIYGSNLKFVHWSYKRYLERTLREAFNFAGTPIKLSFRDEKQLKANRERVARGLAPVTKAYKQAKNAEKGI, from the coding sequence ATGTCTCATAAATTACCTACCGTCGCCATCATCGGCCAAGCTAACGTTGGCAAAAGTTCATTGTTCAATCGCTTGACGCGCGCCCGCACCGCCATCGTCGCCCGCGAAGCCGGCACCACCCGCGATAACGTCGTTGGCAAAGTCTCATATAAACGCCGCGCCTCATCTCCTGATGAGGCAAGCCAAGCTGAATTCTGGCTCATCGACACCGCCGGCCTCAAACCCGCTGAAGACGAATTCGAAGCCACCATCCAAGACCAAATCGCTGACGCCTCCGCCGCGGCCGACGTCATCCTCGTTATGGTCGACTCCACCGTCTACCCATCAGATGCTGACCGCCAACTGGCCAAAAAAGCCCTCAAAAGCGGCAAACCCGTCCTCCTCATCGCCAATAAAGCCGACCTCAAAGGCTCACTCCACACCGACGAATTCAAGCGTCTCGGCATCAAAACCATCATCAAAACCTCTGCCGAGCACAACATCGGCATCTCTGAGCTACTTGACAACATTGCCGATCTCATCCCGCCAGCCACTCAAACCACGCCAGACGACATCATCCGTGTCGCCTTGATTGGCAGGCCAAATGTCGGCAAAAGCAACTTATTCAACACCCTAGCAGGCAAGCAGCAAGCCATCGTCGCCAACGTCGCCGGCACCACCCGCGACGTCAACCGCGTCCAAGTCCGCTACCACAGCCAGACCATCGAACTACTCGACACCGCCGGCATCCGCCGCCAGGGCAAACAAGAAACTGGCATCGAAAAGTTCTCCGTCCTGCGCACCATGCAGGCCATCAACGAAGCCGACATCTGCTTCCTGCTGATGGATGTCAACGAATTGAACGTCGGACTAGACCAACGCCTGGCAGGCATCATCGACGAAGCAGGCAAAGGTCTAGTCCTGGTCGTCAGCAAATGGGACTCCGTCGAAGGTAAAGACGCCTACACCCGTGACGAGCTAGCGCCGCAAATTAGCTATCATTTCAAATTCACGCCCTACGCACCGCTGATTTTCACTTCATCAGTTACCGGTCAAAACGTCGCCAAATTGTTCGACCTAGCCCTCGATATTTATAAGCGCCGCCGCCAAGAATGCAAGACCCGCGTCCTCAACGACCTCTTACAAAAAGCCGTCGCCGCTCATCCGCCAGCCGGCCTGAAGAACTCGCATCCAAAGCTCCGCTACATCGTCCAGACCGACACAGCTCCGCCATGGTTCGTCATCTACGGCAGCAACCTCAAATTCGTCCACTGGAGCTACAAACGCTACCTGGAGCGAACTTTACGCGAAGCCTTCAACTTTGCTGGCACACCAATTAAACTATCTTTCCGCGACGAAAAGCAGCTAAAAGCCAACCGCGAACGCGTCGCCCGCGGCCTGGCACCGGTCACCAAGGCCTACAAACAGGCCAAAAACGCTGAAAAAGGCATATAA
- a CDS encoding pseudouridine synthase, whose protein sequence is MTTPTQTSDSTDSSAQRLNKFVALALGVSRRQADELIEQGKVTVNDQPAKLGQRITTTDIIRYGNKPLTAQTHQLILLHKPVGYLCSRASQGGVPTIYELLPTSLHHLKPVGRLDKDSSGLILLTNDGDFAHQMTHPSFYKIKRYLVTLDQPLQPLHRQMINDFGVQLPDGPSQLTLERQHEGDDHRWIVQMSEGRNRQIRRTFAALGYTVTKLHRTDFGNYSLGDIKRGEFVKQPFTD, encoded by the coding sequence ATGACGACACCAACGCAAACATCCGATTCTACCGATTCATCCGCCCAGCGCCTCAACAAATTCGTGGCGCTGGCGCTTGGTGTGTCGCGCCGCCAGGCTGACGAGCTGATCGAGCAGGGCAAGGTCACGGTGAATGACCAGCCCGCCAAGCTGGGTCAACGCATCACTACAACCGACATCATTCGCTACGGCAACAAACCACTCACCGCTCAAACCCACCAACTCATCCTCCTCCACAAACCCGTCGGCTACCTCTGTTCACGCGCCTCTCAGGGCGGCGTACCGACTATTTACGAATTATTACCGACCAGCCTCCATCACTTGAAACCCGTCGGTCGCCTGGACAAAGACAGTTCGGGCCTCATCCTCCTCACCAACGACGGGGATTTTGCCCATCAAATGACACATCCGTCGTTTTATAAAATAAAGCGCTATCTGGTCACGCTCGACCAACCGCTCCAGCCGCTCCACCGGCAAATGATCAATGACTTTGGCGTGCAGCTACCTGACGGACCCAGCCAATTAACGCTCGAACGCCAGCACGAGGGCGACGACCATCGCTGGATCGTCCAGATGAGCGAAGGCCGCAACCGCCAAATCCGCCGCACCTTCGCCGCCCTCGGCTACACCGTCACCAAACTCCACCGGACAGATTTTGGTAATTACAGCCTCGGCGACATCAAACGCGGGGAATTCGTTAAGCAACCGTTCACCGATTAA